One Nocardia iowensis DNA window includes the following coding sequences:
- a CDS encoding HPF/RaiA family ribosome-associated protein codes for MQIQINTGSGIHGGEGLNERAEAEIASVLDRFSSQLTRIEAHLSDLNGEKGGPDDKQCVLEARPTGQHPVAVTHRAATVEESYRGAAESMAHLLDSKFGRLHHAKGGETIRHMAAPE; via the coding sequence GTGCAGATCCAGATCAATACCGGAAGCGGCATCCACGGCGGCGAAGGCCTGAACGAGCGGGCGGAAGCCGAGATCGCCTCGGTGCTCGATCGTTTCAGCAGCCAGCTGACGCGCATCGAAGCGCACCTGAGCGACCTGAACGGGGAAAAGGGTGGCCCGGACGACAAGCAGTGCGTGCTGGAGGCGCGGCCGACCGGCCAGCATCCGGTGGCGGTCACCCATCGCGCGGCAACGGTCGAGGAGTCGTACCGGGGTGCCGCGGAAAGCATGGCGCACCTGCTCGACAGCAAATTCGGTCGGCTGCATCACGCCAAGGGCGGCGAGACGATCCGGCACATGGCCGCCCCGGAGTGA
- a CDS encoding VC0807 family protein — protein sequence MTITAVEPDRAEQPTASPFSGLRLLASIGRDIAIPVGAYFALHALGYSDFAGLLAGTVLSGAMLLLETIRLRRLEVFPAIMLGVFIFGLAGSLISGDPRLMIIKDSVGTVLVGLAFLISTVVGKPLTYLAARKTVSAGGPAQLAAFEEVYRTDAAKRRAFRALAAMWGFGLMAEAVLRIVLAYQLPIPTMAWLSPVLMVGTIVPLTAVTVAVSKRSRRVTSPTGSRR from the coding sequence ATGACCATCACCGCAGTCGAGCCGGACCGAGCCGAGCAGCCCACCGCGTCGCCGTTCAGCGGGCTTCGCCTGCTGGCCTCGATCGGCCGGGATATCGCCATCCCGGTGGGCGCCTACTTCGCCTTGCACGCACTCGGCTACAGCGATTTCGCCGGGCTGCTCGCCGGAACGGTGCTGTCGGGCGCCATGCTGCTGCTGGAGACGATCCGCCTGCGGCGGCTAGAGGTGTTTCCGGCAATTATGTTGGGGGTCTTCATCTTCGGCCTCGCGGGTTCATTGATCAGCGGTGATCCCCGGCTGATGATCATCAAGGATTCGGTGGGGACGGTGCTGGTCGGCCTCGCCTTCTTGATCAGCACCGTGGTCGGTAAACCATTGACCTACCTGGCCGCACGCAAGACGGTGTCCGCGGGTGGCCCGGCGCAGTTGGCCGCGTTCGAGGAGGTCTATCGGACCGATGCCGCGAAGCGCAGGGCATTCCGCGCGCTGGCCGCGATGTGGGGCTTCGGGCTGATGGCAGAGGCTGTGCTGCGCATCGTTCTTGCCTACCAACTGCCGATTCCCACCATGGCTTGGCTCTCGCCCGTGCTGATGGTCGGGACGATCGTCCCGCTGACGGCGGTCACCGTCGCGGTGAGCAAGCGCAGCCGTCGCGTGACCTCGCCCACCGGATCACGCAGGTAG
- a CDS encoding AAA family ATPase, with translation MHKDGEAARFIREMGLAPNAVDREEYPFCLPAVRYLAEAGGLPLAPGVTFLIGENGSGKSTLLEALAVAVGMNPEGGSQNYRFTTRSTESVLGEHLVVKWGTRKPRSRFFLRAESYYNVATETERLGPDQLAVFGGVSPHARSHGESFVDLIRRRFYPNGLYLLDEPEAALSPRGCMAVLALLSELAAQKCQVIVATHSPILLALPGATIYEIAEHGEIAEVGYDAALPVRMTRDFLAEPDRYLRHLLDRE, from the coding sequence GTGCACAAGGACGGCGAGGCGGCGCGATTCATCCGCGAGATGGGGCTCGCACCGAATGCCGTTGACCGGGAGGAATATCCGTTTTGTCTACCCGCGGTGCGGTATCTCGCCGAGGCCGGTGGCCTCCCCCTTGCCCCCGGTGTGACCTTCCTGATCGGCGAGAACGGCAGCGGCAAGTCGACACTGTTGGAGGCGCTGGCCGTCGCGGTCGGCATGAATCCGGAAGGCGGCAGTCAGAACTACCGCTTCACCACCCGCTCGACCGAGTCGGTACTCGGCGAGCATCTGGTGGTGAAGTGGGGCACCCGCAAACCCCGCAGCCGATTCTTTCTGCGCGCCGAGTCGTACTACAACGTCGCCACCGAAACCGAAAGACTCGGGCCGGATCAGTTGGCCGTCTTCGGCGGGGTGTCGCCGCACGCGCGCTCCCATGGTGAATCGTTCGTCGACCTGATTCGGCGCCGGTTCTATCCGAACGGGCTGTACCTGTTGGACGAGCCGGAAGCGGCGTTGTCGCCCCGTGGTTGCATGGCCGTACTGGCGCTGCTGTCCGAGCTGGCCGCGCAAAAATGCCAGGTCATCGTGGCGACTCATTCGCCGATCCTGCTCGCGCTACCCGGCGCGACGATCTACGAGATCGCCGAGCACGGCGAGATCGCCGAGGTCGGCTACGACGCGGCGCTGCCGGTCCGGATGACCAGGGACTTTCTCGCTGAACCCGACCGCTACCTGCGCCATCTGCTCGATCGGGAGTGA
- a CDS encoding BTAD domain-containing putative transcriptional regulator: MRVLLLGSFEVRGVEDLAVEIPGIRVRALLARLAMEAGRVVSADTLIDAIWEEQPPAKGANALQALVSRARRAIGAERVEGRAPGYRLVVDPVDVDLIRFERLAAAGRESGDLAMLREAESLWRGPALSDLQELRFAADAAVRLDEVRLAATEQRLGLEVAAGHDVLDEVRALAEAHPLAEPVQGLLIRALYAAGRHVAALDAYERVKERLVDELGVDPSPELAELHLAILRQEPRRPKRRTNLRAQVTSFVGREDDVAELTARVDTARLITIVGPGGAGKTRLAVEVAERASGAVWFVELAAVTDPAQVGSAVLTTIGVREVGLLEQPSGDPVDRLAEFFARQRAVLVLDNCEHLVEAVAQLVDRLLGACPELHILTTSRESLMVGGEHLHQIGPLPWAERTAQAPETFPAIRLFVERAKAVRPDFALSADNTADVVEICRRLDGLPLAIELAAARLRTFSVGQIAAKLDDRFTLLGRGSRTADARHRTLRAVIEWSWAPLTESERALAMWLAVFPAGATLDAMDDPDTLADLVDKSLVERNGERYRMLETIRSYALERLAESGSEQTVRAEHARYFLRLAEAAEAELRTANQSTALARLDAERDNLSAALRFAVDTADPDLGLRLVAALFWYWTLRGIHTERLRWTRTVLEIPGEAAVGLRPVRTVLAGLSSYESGSIEDGQLAVAAGIQLGTADSPGRTVLLVAPAFLENRSVAQRPDHSALSGWERGVTLLLSTAHIDQLAEARTEFEEAGDRFLLSVTLRLIAEHQLHHGDHQAAVAALTRATEVIEQFGSAGDAAAAGAELATALARLGELDRAHSTLTRAQQRADDAGEPHTVAYVGLACAELLMRQGDRRAALLELDRVDKGLAHTPFGARTRLWCTVFRGITAVLDDDVRAVRRLLGTADIDGVRPDDLAGLAQLSAALAVHIGAPTMAALLVGVAAALLGTEDRRGYDNLLAPADRARELLGADAFAAAFDSTAALTPTAAMEFLRSHALQEYSQK; encoded by the coding sequence GTGCGTGTGTTGCTTTTGGGGTCGTTCGAGGTGCGGGGAGTGGAGGACCTGGCGGTCGAGATCCCGGGGATTCGGGTCCGGGCATTGCTGGCCCGGCTCGCCATGGAAGCGGGGCGGGTTGTTTCGGCGGACACACTGATCGACGCGATTTGGGAAGAGCAGCCGCCCGCGAAGGGCGCCAACGCGCTGCAGGCGTTGGTGTCGCGGGCGCGGCGGGCGATCGGGGCGGAACGGGTAGAGGGTCGGGCACCCGGCTATCGGCTGGTTGTCGATCCGGTCGACGTCGATCTGATCCGGTTCGAACGATTGGCGGCCGCGGGGCGGGAGTCCGGCGACCTGGCCATGCTGCGGGAGGCCGAGTCGTTGTGGCGTGGTCCGGCGCTGAGCGATTTACAGGAGTTGCGGTTCGCGGCCGACGCGGCGGTGCGGTTGGACGAAGTGCGCCTGGCGGCGACCGAGCAGCGGCTGGGCCTCGAAGTCGCCGCCGGGCACGACGTACTGGACGAGGTACGGGCGCTGGCCGAAGCGCATCCGCTGGCGGAACCGGTGCAGGGCTTGCTGATTCGGGCGTTGTACGCCGCCGGTCGGCACGTTGCTGCCCTCGACGCCTACGAGCGGGTCAAGGAACGGCTCGTCGACGAGCTCGGTGTCGACCCATCGCCGGAACTGGCCGAACTGCACCTGGCGATCCTGCGCCAGGAACCGCGGCGACCGAAGCGCCGGACGAACCTGCGTGCGCAGGTCACCAGCTTCGTCGGGCGTGAAGACGACGTGGCCGAGCTGACCGCCCGGGTGGATACCGCCCGGCTGATCACCATCGTCGGCCCCGGTGGCGCGGGTAAGACGCGGCTCGCCGTCGAAGTGGCGGAGCGGGCGTCCGGGGCGGTCTGGTTTGTCGAGCTGGCCGCCGTCACCGATCCCGCCCAGGTCGGATCCGCGGTGCTCACCACGATCGGGGTGCGCGAGGTCGGCCTGCTGGAACAGCCGAGCGGTGACCCGGTCGACCGGTTGGCGGAGTTCTTCGCGCGGCAGCGCGCCGTGCTGGTCCTGGACAACTGTGAACACCTGGTCGAAGCGGTCGCGCAGCTGGTGGACCGTCTGCTCGGCGCCTGCCCCGAGTTGCACATCCTCACCACCAGCCGCGAGTCGCTGATGGTCGGCGGCGAGCACCTGCACCAGATCGGCCCACTCCCCTGGGCGGAACGCACCGCGCAAGCGCCCGAAACATTCCCTGCTATAAGGCTTTTCGTCGAACGGGCGAAAGCGGTGCGACCCGACTTCGCGCTCAGCGCGGACAACACCGCCGACGTTGTCGAAATCTGCCGCAGACTCGACGGACTGCCGCTGGCGATCGAGTTGGCGGCGGCCCGGTTGCGCACGTTCTCGGTCGGCCAGATCGCCGCCAAACTCGATGACCGGTTCACCCTGCTCGGGCGGGGCAGCCGGACCGCCGATGCCCGGCACCGCACCTTGCGCGCGGTCATCGAATGGAGTTGGGCGCCGCTGACGGAATCCGAACGCGCACTGGCGATGTGGCTCGCGGTCTTTCCCGCCGGCGCGACGCTCGACGCCATGGACGACCCGGACACCCTCGCCGATCTGGTGGACAAATCGCTGGTCGAACGCAACGGTGAGCGGTATCGGATGCTGGAGACGATCCGGTCGTACGCGCTGGAACGGCTGGCCGAGTCCGGTAGCGAGCAGACCGTCCGTGCCGAGCACGCGCGCTACTTCCTGCGCCTCGCCGAAGCCGCCGAAGCAGAGCTACGCACCGCGAATCAGTCGACCGCGCTCGCCCGCCTCGACGCCGAACGCGACAACCTTTCGGCCGCATTGCGATTCGCCGTCGATACCGCCGATCCCGACCTCGGTCTCCGGCTGGTCGCCGCATTGTTCTGGTACTGGACACTGCGTGGCATCCATACCGAGCGGCTGCGCTGGACGCGAACGGTGCTGGAAATCCCCGGCGAAGCGGCCGTTGGTCTACGTCCGGTGCGGACTGTGCTCGCCGGACTGTCGAGCTACGAAAGCGGGTCGATCGAGGACGGTCAACTGGCAGTTGCCGCAGGCATTCAACTCGGCACAGCCGACTCGCCTGGCCGGACCGTATTGCTTGTGGCACCGGCCTTTCTGGAGAATCGCAGTGTCGCGCAGCGGCCTGACCATTCCGCACTATCGGGCTGGGAACGCGGCGTGACGCTGCTGCTGTCCACCGCGCACATCGATCAATTGGCCGAAGCGAGAACGGAATTCGAGGAAGCGGGAGACCGTTTTCTCCTCTCGGTGACACTGCGCCTGATCGCGGAACACCAACTACATCACGGTGACCACCAGGCCGCCGTGGCCGCACTCACCCGTGCCACCGAGGTGATCGAACAGTTCGGTAGCGCAGGCGATGCCGCGGCGGCGGGTGCCGAGCTGGCTACGGCGCTCGCTCGGCTCGGTGAACTCGACCGCGCGCACAGCACGTTGACTCGCGCGCAACAGCGCGCCGACGACGCCGGAGAGCCGCACACCGTCGCGTATGTAGGGCTCGCGTGCGCTGAACTCCTGATGCGCCAGGGTGATCGGCGGGCGGCGCTGCTCGAACTGGATCGCGTCGACAAGGGGCTCGCCCACACACCGTTCGGTGCGCGAACCCGCCTGTGGTGCACGGTATTCCGGGGGATAACCGCGGTGCTGGACGACGATGTGCGCGCGGTCCGCCGCCTGCTCGGCACCGCCGACATCGACGGAGTCCGCCCCGACGACCTTGCCGGGCTTGCTCAGCTGTCCGCCGCGCTCGCCGTGCACATCGGTGCGCCGACCATGGCGGCCCTGTTGGTCGGCGTCGCGGCCGCCCTGCTCGGCACCGAGGACCGCCGCGGCTACGACAATCTGCTCGCACCCGCCGACCGCGCCAGGGAACTGCTCGGCGCGGATGCCTTCGCCGCGGCATTCGACAGCACTGCCGCCCTGACACCAACTGCGGCAATGGAGTTCCTGCGCTCGCATGCGCTTCAGGAGTATTCGCAGAAGTAG
- a CDS encoding glutaredoxin family protein codes for MTDSGPSDTTAPITIYWRRWCPYCQRLGVRLRLAGIPFRKVDITRDPAAAAEVRAITGGDEITPTVLANGHELVNPSVDQIRSALAGPPRTT; via the coding sequence ATGACCGATTCCGGCCCGTCCGATACCACCGCGCCGATCACCATCTACTGGCGTCGCTGGTGCCCGTATTGCCAGCGCCTCGGCGTCCGGCTTCGCCTGGCGGGCATCCCTTTCCGCAAGGTCGACATCACCCGCGATCCGGCCGCCGCTGCCGAGGTTCGGGCGATCACCGGTGGGGACGAGATCACCCCGACCGTGCTCGCGAACGGGCATGAACTGGTGAATCCGAGCGTTGATCAGATCCGCTCCGCGCTTGCCGGACCTCCCCGCACGACATAG
- a CDS encoding EamA family transporter: MVAIDVERSVRGGRARVAWRAVAERGLGGVPPTALVLAGIVSVQVGAALAKQLFSATGAAGAVSLRLVFAGVVLLVFWRSALRIGRRAVPVVLAYGAVLALMNLSFYEAIDRIPLGMAVTIEFLGPLAVALAGSRRWIDPVWAVLAGGGVVLLTQADGNVEWVGVLLALAAGALWAAYILLSAALGEQTAGGGGLALAMAFGGVLMAPVGIIDAGVSLLDPAVLAVGFGVAMLSSVLPYSVELEALRRIPPRGIRRPDEPRTRRRSPRRPPRPRPIHEYPPMGRRHLRGSRLRGRHTHS, encoded by the coding sequence GTGGTAGCGATCGATGTCGAACGGTCGGTGCGTGGGGGCAGGGCTCGGGTGGCTTGGCGGGCCGTCGCGGAGCGCGGGCTCGGTGGGGTGCCGCCTACGGCGTTGGTGCTGGCGGGGATTGTCAGCGTGCAGGTGGGGGCGGCGCTGGCGAAGCAGTTGTTTTCGGCGACCGGGGCGGCAGGGGCGGTCAGCTTGCGGTTGGTGTTCGCGGGGGTTGTGCTGCTGGTGTTCTGGCGGTCCGCGTTGCGGATCGGGCGGCGCGCGGTGCCCGTGGTGCTGGCGTACGGCGCGGTGCTCGCCTTGATGAATCTGTCGTTCTATGAGGCGATCGACCGGATTCCGCTCGGGATGGCGGTGACGATCGAATTCCTCGGTCCGCTCGCGGTGGCGTTGGCCGGATCGCGGCGCTGGATCGACCCGGTGTGGGCGGTGCTGGCCGGCGGCGGGGTGGTGCTGCTGACCCAGGCCGACGGCAACGTGGAATGGGTCGGGGTGTTGCTCGCGCTGGCGGCGGGAGCATTGTGGGCGGCGTACATCCTGTTGAGCGCGGCTCTCGGTGAGCAGACCGCCGGTGGCGGTGGACTCGCGCTCGCCATGGCATTCGGCGGCGTGCTGATGGCGCCGGTCGGCATCATCGACGCAGGCGTTTCCCTCCTCGACCCCGCCGTCCTCGCCGTGGGATTCGGCGTAGCGATGCTGTCATCAGTACTCCCGTACTCGGTCGAACTCGAAGCACTGCGCCGAATCCCACCCCGGGGTATTCGGCGTCCTGATGAGCCTCGAACCCGCCGTCGCAGCCCTCGCCGGCCTCCTCGTCCTCGGCCAATTCATGAATATCCCCCAATGGGCAGGCGTCATCTGCGTGGTAGCCGCCTCCGCGGGCGCCACACGCACAGCTGA
- a CDS encoding MerR family transcriptional regulator, translated as MRIGDLSGRTGVSVRLLRYYEEQQLLKPERRPSGYREYREQDAQTVQHIRTLLAAGLGTQTIAELLPCMVDTGQGLAPACPDMLPDLYREHDRMGRAIADLEAARATLERIIAATPPDEVRSDGCVEVEAAPAE; from the coding sequence GTGCGTATCGGAGACTTATCCGGGCGAACCGGCGTCAGCGTCCGGCTGTTGCGCTATTACGAGGAACAGCAGCTGCTGAAGCCGGAGCGTCGGCCGAGCGGGTATCGCGAATACCGCGAGCAGGATGCGCAAACTGTGCAACACATCCGCACGTTGTTGGCGGCTGGACTTGGCACCCAGACGATCGCCGAACTGCTGCCGTGCATGGTCGATACCGGTCAGGGGCTGGCGCCAGCTTGCCCCGACATGCTGCCCGATTTGTACCGGGAGCATGACCGGATGGGGCGTGCGATAGCGGATCTCGAAGCTGCCCGGGCCACGTTGGAGCGGATTATCGCGGCGACGCCGCCCGATGAAGTTCGGTCGGACGGTTGTGTGGAGGTTGAAGCCGCGCCTGCGGAGTGA
- a CDS encoding NAD(P)-dependent oxidoreductase: MTTTSSVTVVGLGPMGTALAETLLRQGHSLTVWNRTPEKADALVAQGAHRAADITEALSTSEVTVLCLKDYDTIYRIFDTDALHGSVLINLNSGTPAEARAAAKWATEAGADYLDGAIMVPPFLVGHPESVFLYSGSRDVFDKHQATLTTLGDPRYLGTDTGLAVLYNTALLDLMYATMNGFLHAAALASSADVSAETFAELALGWFLPFVVTPSLVEQAPDLDKANYPGTYGTMEMNLNALDHITRTSVEQGIHADLPRLMKAFGEQATTEGYGANNYLAVFEIFKKRAKA, encoded by the coding sequence ATGACAACAACCAGCTCCGTCACCGTCGTCGGCCTCGGACCGATGGGCACCGCTCTCGCCGAAACGCTACTCCGGCAGGGACATTCGCTGACGGTATGGAATCGAACACCGGAGAAGGCCGACGCCTTGGTCGCGCAGGGCGCCCACCGCGCGGCCGATATCACCGAAGCGCTATCCACCAGCGAAGTTACGGTCTTGTGCCTCAAGGACTATGACACCATCTACCGAATCTTCGACACCGATGCCCTGCACGGCAGCGTGCTGATCAATCTGAACTCCGGCACCCCAGCCGAGGCGCGCGCGGCAGCCAAGTGGGCGACGGAGGCCGGCGCCGACTATTTGGACGGCGCGATCATGGTGCCGCCCTTCCTCGTCGGCCATCCCGAATCCGTCTTCCTCTACAGCGGCTCCCGAGACGTCTTCGACAAGCACCAGGCGACACTCACCACCCTGGGCGACCCCCGCTACCTCGGCACCGACACCGGCTTGGCCGTCCTGTACAACACGGCATTGCTCGACCTCATGTACGCCACGATGAACGGCTTCCTGCACGCCGCAGCACTGGCGAGCTCGGCGGACGTCTCCGCGGAAACGTTCGCCGAGCTCGCCCTGGGCTGGTTCCTGCCCTTCGTGGTGACCCCATCTCTGGTCGAGCAGGCACCCGACCTGGACAAGGCCAACTACCCCGGCACCTACGGCACCATGGAGATGAATCTGAACGCACTCGACCACATCACCCGCACCAGCGTGGAGCAAGGCATCCACGCCGACCTGCCGCGGCTGATGAAGGCCTTCGGCGAACAAGCCACCACCGAGGGCTACGGCGCCAACAACTACCTGGCCGTCTTCGAGATTTTCAAGAAGCGGGCCAAGGCATGA
- a CDS encoding plasmid stabilization protein has product MPKEWSDKRERQYEHIKDSAQDRGASTKRAKEIAARTVNKNRAQSGESKTASRSSVRDKSPQSRGGQRSGRKGPKGPTRDQLYNEARQRGIKGRSKMNKSQLQKALGK; this is encoded by the coding sequence ATGCCGAAAGAGTGGAGCGACAAACGAGAACGGCAGTACGAGCACATCAAGGACTCGGCGCAGGACCGGGGCGCGAGTACGAAGCGGGCGAAAGAGATCGCCGCCCGCACCGTGAACAAGAACCGCGCCCAATCCGGCGAGTCCAAAACCGCGAGCCGGTCCTCGGTCCGCGACAAGTCTCCGCAGAGCCGAGGCGGGCAGCGTTCGGGCCGTAAAGGGCCGAAGGGGCCGACCCGCGACCAGCTCTACAACGAGGCTCGTCAGCGCGGCATCAAGGGGCGCTCGAAGATGAACAAGAGCCAACTCCAGAAGGCGCTGGGCAAATAA
- a CDS encoding pyridoxamine 5'-phosphate oxidase family protein: MPAHRAGETRELSVEDSLDLLRSVRFGRIAFSRHALPTIRPVHHTIVDGCIVIAADPAMIRTLHRQVVAYEVDTIDLQTHLGRCVIITGVADTVTEPQELAHYQRGMQPDVILDNQLIVINPDIITGIEYIDSDSA; the protein is encoded by the coding sequence ATGCCCGCCCACCGCGCAGGCGAGACGCGTGAGCTGTCGGTAGAGGACTCCTTGGACTTGCTCCGCAGCGTTCGATTCGGCCGCATCGCGTTCTCCCGGCATGCTTTACCCACGATTCGACCTGTCCATCACACGATCGTCGATGGCTGCATTGTGATCGCGGCAGACCCGGCCATGATCCGCACCCTGCACAGACAGGTCGTCGCCTACGAGGTCGACACCATTGATCTGCAAACCCATCTCGGCCGCTGCGTGATCATCACCGGCGTCGCCGACACCGTCACCGAGCCGCAGGAACTCGCCCACTATCAGCGCGGAATGCAACCCGACGTCATTCTGGACAATCAGCTGATCGTGATCAATCCGGACATCATCACCGGCATCGAATACATCGATAGCGACAGTGCCTGA
- a CDS encoding helix-turn-helix domain-containing protein yields the protein MAAEEDGVVVDLDARRRSEPPRDRVDVASPLLRAVYGEVLRDERRDQDRTLADVADEVGMSKQYLSEIERGRKEASSEMLHSICGALGLPIESLLFRGARRLGALRQLSRRPVSEARVELLAA from the coding sequence ATGGCAGCAGAAGAGGATGGCGTCGTAGTCGATCTCGATGCGCGCCGCCGTAGCGAACCCCCGCGGGATCGGGTCGATGTGGCGTCGCCGCTGCTGCGCGCGGTCTATGGCGAAGTGCTGCGCGACGAGCGACGGGATCAGGACCGCACGCTGGCCGATGTCGCGGACGAGGTCGGCATGTCCAAACAGTATTTGTCCGAGATCGAGCGGGGACGCAAGGAAGCGTCCTCGGAGATGCTGCATTCGATCTGTGGTGCGCTGGGATTGCCGATCGAGTCGCTGCTTTTTCGGGGCGCTCGGAGACTGGGCGCTTTGCGGCAGCTGAGCCGCCGCCCGGTCTCCGAGGCGCGCGTCGAACTGCTGGCCGCCTAA
- a CDS encoding ClpP family protease — MSQYTIPHVIERTPNGERSFDVFSRLLNDRIIFLGTEIDDGVANVVMAQMLHLESESPDREIGLYINSPGGSNTAMLAIYDTMQFLRTPVETYCMGQAVSGAAVLLAAGTPGRRYVLSHSRVLLHQPSAQGQGTISDLALQAAEVMRVRAETEEILSKHTGQDAAQLRKDTSRDRVFTAREAVAYGLADELIFTRDR; from the coding sequence ATGTCCCAGTACACCATTCCCCATGTCATCGAACGCACCCCGAACGGTGAGCGCTCCTTCGACGTGTTCAGCCGATTGCTCAACGATCGGATCATTTTTCTCGGCACCGAGATCGATGACGGCGTCGCCAACGTCGTGATGGCGCAGATGCTGCACCTGGAATCGGAGTCGCCGGATCGCGAGATCGGCCTGTACATCAATTCACCGGGTGGTTCGAACACCGCGATGCTCGCGATCTACGACACCATGCAATTCCTGCGCACGCCGGTCGAGACCTACTGCATGGGCCAGGCGGTCTCGGGCGCGGCCGTGCTGTTGGCGGCGGGCACGCCGGGGCGGCGGTACGTCCTTTCCCATTCGCGGGTGCTGCTGCATCAGCCGTCGGCGCAAGGTCAGGGCACCATCTCGGACCTGGCGCTGCAAGCGGCGGAGGTGATGCGGGTGCGGGCGGAGACCGAGGAGATCCTCAGCAAGCACACCGGTCAGGATGCGGCCCAGCTGCGCAAGGACACCAGCCGCGACCGGGTGTTCACCGCGCGGGAGGCGGTGGCGTACGGCCTGGCCGACGAACTGATCTTCACCCGGGACCGTTAG
- a CDS encoding ClpP family protease has protein sequence MIQTPHLDYRSQLADRLFRHRTIQLTGEVDDAMAERACTELVLLATEDDKRDIVLYINSPGGSVLAGLAIYDTMKLIPNDVVTVAVGFAASMGQVLLASGTKGKRISLAHSRIMMHQPSAGIGGTAMDIAIQAENLEYMKLQSEQILAAETGHTLEEISIDSDRDRWFTPEQARDYGIVDRIADNFAQIAPFTNAHRAGL, from the coding sequence ATGATCCAAACACCGCACTTGGACTATCGAAGCCAACTAGCCGATCGATTGTTCCGCCATCGGACGATCCAACTGACCGGTGAGGTCGATGACGCGATGGCCGAACGGGCCTGCACCGAACTGGTGCTGCTGGCCACCGAGGACGACAAGCGCGACATCGTCCTCTACATCAACTCGCCGGGCGGGTCGGTGCTGGCCGGGCTCGCCATCTACGACACGATGAAACTGATACCCAACGATGTGGTGACCGTCGCCGTCGGATTCGCCGCCAGCATGGGACAGGTGCTGCTCGCCTCGGGCACAAAGGGCAAGCGAATCAGCTTGGCGCACAGCAGGATCATGATGCACCAGCCGTCCGCGGGCATCGGCGGTACGGCCATGGACATCGCGATCCAGGCGGAAAACCTGGAATACATGAAGCTGCAGTCGGAGCAGATTCTCGCGGCGGAGACGGGCCACACGCTCGAGGAGATCTCCATCGACAGCGACCGTGACCGCTGGTTCACCCCGGAGCAGGCGCGTGACTACGGGATCGTGGACCGGATCGCCGACAATTTCGCCCAGATCGCGCCCTTCACCAACGCACACAGAGCGGGGTTGTGA